A window of the Mucilaginibacter sp. cycad4 genome harbors these coding sequences:
- a CDS encoding SusC/RagA family TonB-linked outer membrane protein: MRKFFLLFSVLLLIGSALKAQDRTITGTVTDEKGQTLPGVTIQVKGSTAGAITNADGKYAIKGTNLQTVVIGAKFIGYNYQEKSLKVGEMNADFKLLPTQNNLDEVVVVGYGVQKKIHLTGAIAAVDMKNIQEIPTTNLAAALRGQLPNVSVVGGTARPGENATIQIRNPVFFAKDGQTNPLYIIDDIQRTITDFNLLDQSEVESITVLKDAAAAIYGILGANGVIIVKTKRGQAGAPKVTYSGSYGISDAVELPKMMTGLQQATYLNDYEQTKNNYTLSPTGVIGTGTVKDAAYYSPDELDYFSKNSSDHLKEAWKSSYITRHALSVSGGNDKATYFAGGTYTQQNSNFKGASTNKLTFRASTDARVANGLKVGLSVSGATYYSKRYYFKQGSESLDNDFKSLLSIPQFQPMYYNGLPVLQSSNTGSYEGANFFEVQKLNNYTQQNTTTLNILANAEYTVPFIKGLKAVVSYNRNVNNDFSKQYGTKYNLYSFTNLGENKHIVGGDVQSVISAKNGDIVRFTPGYTNVYQVNGSLNYANKFGKHDISAIVLFEQKHDSAESLAASRENTLIGGLDNMQFATGGQATDQANGKVNKFGRLAYAGRINYAYADKYLVEFSLRADANNNFAPGHQWGYFPSGSLGWVMSEEGFFKNNVKFVNFLKVRGSVGLLGNDSSKPYLYQENYKLETGKGAVFGGNNDRGNTYAPNIVIANANTTWDSNLSTNFGIDAQFLDSRLSLTADGYFSHRYNMLSALTSSVSVLIGAAPPTENFASVNTFGYEISLGWRDHIGKDFTYSFSPFLSWFDDKYLKVDQPLGNVGTYLDANGQPSDRGVFGYHYLGMIRTQEQADAVKASMAAAAGVQPDAVRINGLVPAPGMLYYQDVRGPKVNGQYTGPDGKIGEEDQDYLTNKSSNHYSLGLNFGGGYKGLNLTVTMGMSFGGQALVEGDARALSKVTDNRPAFWADHWTPTNTNAAYPAPYYSDSYTLSSSFWYRSSFTFRVSNANLSYTFPASVTKKMGIGSMKAFVVATNPFNFYNPFDYRDNATSYNVYPTLKTVSFGLNVGF, from the coding sequence ATGAGAAAATTTTTCCTCTTGTTTTCAGTGCTGCTTTTAATCGGCAGCGCACTTAAAGCCCAGGACCGAACCATTACCGGTACGGTGACGGATGAAAAGGGCCAAACCCTGCCAGGCGTTACCATACAGGTAAAAGGAAGCACGGCCGGTGCCATAACCAATGCCGACGGTAAGTATGCTATTAAGGGAACCAACCTTCAAACAGTTGTGATCGGGGCTAAGTTCATAGGTTACAATTACCAGGAGAAATCATTAAAGGTCGGCGAGATGAATGCCGACTTTAAACTGCTCCCTACCCAAAACAACCTGGATGAAGTTGTGGTAGTTGGTTACGGTGTTCAGAAAAAGATTCATCTTACCGGCGCTATTGCTGCAGTTGATATGAAAAATATCCAGGAAATACCAACCACTAACCTTGCGGCAGCGTTGAGAGGCCAGTTGCCAAATGTGAGTGTTGTGGGTGGCACGGCACGGCCGGGTGAAAACGCGACTATCCAGATCCGTAACCCGGTGTTTTTTGCCAAGGATGGTCAAACAAATCCTTTATATATCATCGATGATATTCAAAGAACAATAACTGATTTTAACCTGTTGGATCAAAGTGAGGTAGAAAGCATTACGGTTCTGAAAGATGCGGCTGCGGCTATCTACGGTATTTTAGGTGCAAACGGGGTTATCATTGTTAAAACAAAACGTGGCCAGGCCGGCGCTCCAAAAGTTACCTACAGTGGTTCATACGGTATCTCCGACGCGGTTGAACTGCCTAAAATGATGACAGGTTTACAACAGGCCACTTATCTTAACGATTACGAGCAAACTAAAAATAATTATACCTTATCACCAACAGGCGTAATAGGCACCGGCACTGTAAAGGACGCTGCTTATTACAGCCCTGATGAACTTGATTATTTTTCTAAAAACAGTTCTGATCACTTAAAAGAAGCCTGGAAATCGTCTTACATCACCCGTCACGCCTTATCGGTGAGCGGCGGTAATGACAAGGCTACCTATTTTGCAGGCGGTACCTATACCCAGCAAAATTCAAACTTTAAAGGAGCAAGCACAAACAAATTAACGTTCAGGGCAAGCACCGATGCACGTGTTGCTAACGGCTTAAAAGTAGGCTTATCGGTTAGTGGTGCTACCTATTACAGCAAAAGATACTACTTTAAACAAGGCTCAGAAAGTTTGGATAACGATTTTAAATCTTTATTATCTATTCCACAATTTCAGCCCATGTACTACAATGGTTTACCTGTATTGCAATCTTCAAATACAGGATCATATGAAGGAGCCAACTTTTTCGAAGTACAAAAGCTGAACAATTACACGCAGCAAAATACTACCACATTAAACATACTTGCAAACGCTGAGTATACCGTTCCTTTTATTAAAGGCTTAAAGGCGGTGGTAAGTTATAACCGCAACGTCAATAACGATTTCAGCAAGCAGTACGGTACCAAATACAACCTGTATTCATTTACCAATCTTGGCGAAAATAAGCACATTGTTGGTGGAGATGTTCAAAGCGTTATCTCAGCAAAAAATGGCGATATCGTAAGGTTTACACCGGGTTATACCAATGTTTACCAGGTGAACGGATCATTAAACTATGCCAATAAATTTGGTAAGCATGATATATCGGCCATTGTACTGTTTGAGCAAAAACATGATTCGGCCGAAAGTTTAGCCGCCTCGCGCGAAAACACGCTGATAGGTGGTTTAGACAATATGCAGTTCGCAACAGGGGGGCAGGCAACCGATCAGGCCAACGGAAAGGTTAATAAATTTGGCCGTTTAGCTTATGCTGGCCGTATCAATTATGCCTATGCCGACAAATACCTGGTTGAGTTTTCCTTACGTGCCGATGCCAACAACAACTTTGCGCCGGGCCATCAATGGGGATATTTCCCTTCAGGATCTTTGGGTTGGGTAATGTCTGAAGAAGGTTTCTTTAAAAATAACGTGAAGTTTGTTAATTTTCTGAAAGTTCGCGGTTCGGTTGGTTTATTGGGTAATGATAGCTCAAAACCTTATCTGTACCAGGAAAACTACAAGCTGGAAACAGGCAAAGGCGCAGTATTTGGCGGTAATAATGACAGGGGCAATACCTATGCGCCAAACATTGTAATTGCCAATGCCAACACCACCTGGGACAGCAATCTGAGTACTAACTTTGGTATCGATGCCCAGTTTCTGGATAGCCGCCTTTCATTAACTGCCGATGGGTATTTTTCGCACCGTTATAATATGTTATCTGCTTTAACATCATCAGTTTCTGTATTGATAGGTGCTGCACCGCCGACCGAAAATTTTGCATCTGTTAACACATTTGGTTATGAGATCTCCTTAGGCTGGAGAGATCATATCGGTAAAGATTTCACTTACAGCTTTAGCCCGTTCTTGTCATGGTTTGATGATAAATACCTTAAAGTCGATCAACCCCTGGGCAATGTCGGTACTTACCTTGATGCAAACGGTCAGCCCAGCGACCGCGGTGTATTCGGTTACCATTACCTTGGCATGATCCGCACACAAGAGCAGGCCGATGCAGTTAAAGCATCAATGGCCGCTGCCGCGGGTGTTCAGCCGGACGCTGTAAGGATTAACGGTTTGGTTCCGGCCCCGGGTATGTTGTACTACCAGGATGTTCGCGGGCCTAAGGTTAACGGCCAGTATACCGGCCCGGATGGTAAAATTGGTGAGGAAGACCAGGATTACCTGACCAATAAATCAAGCAATCACTATAGCTTAGGTTTAAATTTTGGCGGTGGTTACAAGGGTTTAAACCTTACGGTAACCATGGGCATGTCATTTGGCGGGCAGGCTTTGGTTGAAGGTGACGCAAGGGCGCTTTCAAAGGTAACAGACAACAGGCCTGCATTCTGGGCCGACCACTGGACACCAACTAATACAAACGCTGCCTATCCCGCACCATATTATTCCGATTCATATACATTGTCATCATCATTCTGGTACAGGAGTTCTTTTACATTCAGGGTAAGCAACGCTAACTTGTCATATACCTTCCCTGCTTCTGTTACCAAAAAAATGGGGATAGGAAGTATGAAAGCATTCGTTGTAGCAACAAACCCTTTCAACTTCTACAATCCGTTTGATTACAGAGATAATGCCACTTCCTATAATGTTTATCCTACACTCAAAACTGTGTCCTTTGGTTTAAATGTTGGTTTTTAA
- a CDS encoding DUF3826 domain-containing protein, which translates to MKHFKYIAILLLSVAGSAALAQAPVDNNYIKVITERSNKIVTGAGITDSVKFKKVRDIIVAQYSDLNTIYDARKAKVNDIKTQMPDNKAGANAQIALVDSNVVKQVKVLHTSYINKLNKELSTDQVDKIKDGMTYRIYPITYTAYQDEIPTLTGEQKDKIKGWLLEARENAIDAESAEKKHAWFGKFKGRINNYLSAQGYDMKKEGEEWQKRIKERQAAKQ; encoded by the coding sequence ATGAAGCACTTTAAATACATAGCGATATTGTTATTATCAGTTGCAGGCAGCGCGGCTTTGGCGCAAGCACCTGTGGATAACAACTATATAAAAGTTATAACCGAACGCTCTAACAAAATTGTTACAGGCGCGGGCATTACCGATTCGGTAAAATTTAAGAAGGTACGTGATATAATAGTTGCCCAGTACAGCGATTTGAATACCATTTATGATGCTCGTAAAGCAAAAGTAAATGATATTAAAACTCAGATGCCTGATAATAAGGCAGGTGCCAATGCCCAAATCGCCCTTGTAGATAGTAATGTGGTTAAGCAGGTTAAGGTTTTACATACCTCATATATCAATAAGCTGAATAAAGAATTAAGTACTGACCAGGTTGATAAGATAAAAGACGGCATGACCTACCGCATCTACCCCATCACCTACACCGCTTACCAGGATGAAATACCTACCCTTACCGGCGAACAAAAAGACAAAATTAAAGGATGGCTGCTGGAAGCCCGGGAGAATGCCATAGATGCCGAATCGGCAGAGAAAAAACATGCCTGGTTTGGCAAGTTTAAGGGCCGCATTAATAATTACCTGTCTGCACAGGGCTACGATATGAAAAAGGAGGGTGAAGAGTGGCAAAAACGGATCAAAGAGCGGCAGGCCGCTAAGCAGTAA
- a CDS encoding AraC family transcriptional regulator — protein MKPHFLKVAVKPQNSFSIRHDILPTFRGIWHYHPELELHYVIKGEGVRFIGDNISNFSPGEITLLGEALPHCWRCKDEYFLPDSGLNVEVIVIHFLPDCLGRYLLNLPEAYILPKLFEKAKSGMVIKGEAKTELAKLMRQAVDATNLDRIIILLSILKVLAENEDFEPITLSHSDFHQSNESDTIRLNKVCSYTLANYKQEISLEKIAAIGNLSVTSFCRYFKLMTKKTYFDFLTEIRISHACRFLIEDKLPTEVLCFECGYNNISNFYRHFKRVTGMTPLEYKRRYIKGQKQAISA, from the coding sequence ATGAAGCCCCATTTTCTCAAGGTTGCGGTAAAACCGCAAAATTCATTCAGTATCAGGCACGATATTTTGCCCACCTTCCGGGGCATCTGGCATTACCATCCCGAGCTTGAATTACACTACGTAATAAAGGGCGAAGGGGTTAGGTTTATTGGTGATAATATCAGCAATTTTTCGCCGGGCGAAATTACATTGCTTGGTGAGGCCCTCCCGCACTGCTGGCGTTGCAAGGATGAATATTTTTTGCCCGATTCGGGATTGAATGTTGAGGTGATCGTGATACATTTTTTGCCCGACTGCCTTGGCCGTTATTTGTTAAATTTACCCGAAGCCTACATACTGCCCAAGCTTTTTGAAAAAGCCAAAAGCGGTATGGTAATTAAGGGTGAAGCAAAAACCGAACTGGCCAAACTGATGCGGCAGGCAGTTGATGCAACCAACCTCGACAGGATCATTATCCTGCTATCGATACTGAAAGTGTTAGCCGAGAATGAAGATTTTGAACCGATAACTTTATCACACAGCGACTTTCACCAATCCAACGAATCGGATACCATCCGCCTTAATAAAGTATGTTCCTATACGCTGGCCAACTACAAACAAGAGATCAGCCTGGAAAAAATAGCAGCTATCGGCAACTTGAGCGTTACCTCGTTTTGCCGCTATTTTAAGCTCATGACCAAGAAAACTTATTTTGATTTTTTAACCGAGATCAGGATCAGTCATGCCTGCCGGTTTTTGATTGAGGATAAGCTACCCACCGAGGTTTTGTGCTTTGAATGCGGCTATAATAACATTTCAAATTTTTACCGCCACTTTAAAAGGGTTACCGGCATGACCCCGCTTGAGTATAAACGCCGGTATATCAAAGGGCAAAAGCAGGCAATTTCTGCTTGA
- a CDS encoding dihydrodipicolinate synthase family protein, which translates to MEQSKKGFIPVMLTPFKDNGAVDYAALTRLTEMYLHAGAAGVFANCLSSEMFELSGEERLAIIKHVVETVDSAVPVVATGTFGGPIEKQADFIKSVYDTGTSAVIAITSLLADADEPDTMLNDRVFDLFNHTENIPLGFYECPVPYKRLLSPLQLHHFAATGRVIYHKDTCLNLDVVKQKLEVSKINPSFGLYDAYMVHAVESLKAGSAGLSCIQGNFFPELIVWLCDHYADASRQHEVAMVQEFLTENMDVMHNVYPVIAKYYLTKRGLEISTTTRRDVGYFSPAIRNKIEDLYSNYTILQSEIGIGNY; encoded by the coding sequence ATGGAACAATCAAAAAAGGGTTTTATCCCGGTAATGTTGACGCCTTTTAAAGATAACGGTGCGGTTGATTATGCAGCGCTAACCCGCTTAACCGAAATGTATTTGCATGCGGGAGCTGCCGGTGTATTTGCCAATTGCCTTTCGAGCGAAATGTTTGAACTAAGTGGCGAAGAGCGTTTGGCCATTATCAAACACGTTGTTGAAACTGTTGATAGCGCTGTTCCTGTTGTTGCTACCGGTACCTTTGGCGGGCCGATTGAAAAGCAAGCTGATTTTATAAAAAGTGTGTATGATACCGGCACTTCGGCGGTAATTGCCATTACCAGTTTGCTGGCTGATGCTGATGAGCCGGATACTATGTTAAATGACCGTGTATTTGACCTGTTCAATCATACTGAAAATATCCCTTTGGGCTTTTACGAATGCCCCGTACCATACAAAAGGCTATTGTCGCCACTGCAACTGCATCATTTTGCGGCAACCGGCAGGGTAATATATCATAAAGATACCTGCCTTAACCTGGATGTGGTAAAACAAAAACTGGAAGTAAGCAAGATCAATCCTTCGTTTGGTTTATATGATGCTTACATGGTTCACGCGGTTGAATCACTAAAAGCAGGCTCGGCGGGATTGTCATGTATTCAGGGAAATTTTTTTCCGGAGCTTATTGTTTGGTTATGTGATCATTATGCCGATGCATCGCGCCAGCATGAGGTTGCAATGGTACAGGAATTTTTAACCGAAAACATGGATGTCATGCACAATGTTTACCCGGTTATTGCAAAATATTATCTTACCAAACGCGGCCTGGAAATATCAACCACTACCCGCCGCGACGTTGGCTATTTTTCGCCGGCCATCCGCAATAAAATAGAAGATCTGTACAGCAATTATACGATACTGCAAAGCGAAATAGGTATCGGGAATTATTAG
- a CDS encoding sodium:solute symporter: MKVLPVLDFTIIGIYLIAMVLVGFYFSRKNKNAEQFTVASGLIPGWAIGLSIYATFLSSNTFLGVPGKAYGGNWNAFVFSFSMPFAAWVAVKYFIPFYRNTGNISAYTHFEKRFGPWARVYAVICFLLTQIARMGSVFFGIALSLQALTGLSMKVIMIIMGISIILYTVSGGIKAVIWTEVVQAIIKTLGALLIIYLVVNNIPGGFDKIVEIGKADHKFSLGSFSLNLTEPTFWVILFYGFFINLNNFGMDQNYIQRYHAATSTKQAAKSVWLCVGIYVPASFLFFVIGSCLYAYYSQHPDLILSLKHQVAIERLPATASATQVTAFMGKLTPADYGDKIMPHFMVTKIPAGLVGIIVAAILSAAMSTISSGMNSSATVFTIDIYKRYFKPQLNDKNTLNALHIGTVLFGFAGMAAGIAMIGVKSILDLWWQLSGIFAAGMLGLFLLGIISRQTRNHEAIIASIIGVLVILWLTFPSLIPEQYAALRSTLNTNMIIVAGTLAIFLTGIFLTKTRQLTV, translated from the coding sequence ATGAAAGTGTTGCCCGTGTTAGATTTTACCATTATAGGTATTTACCTTATAGCCATGGTGCTGGTTGGTTTTTATTTTTCGCGTAAAAATAAAAATGCCGAGCAGTTTACCGTTGCATCTGGTTTAATACCGGGCTGGGCCATCGGTTTATCCATTTATGCCACTTTTTTAAGCAGTAATACATTTTTGGGTGTGCCCGGCAAAGCTTATGGCGGCAACTGGAATGCTTTTGTATTTAGCTTCTCCATGCCATTTGCCGCCTGGGTAGCGGTTAAGTATTTTATACCATTTTACCGTAATACCGGCAACATATCGGCTTATACACACTTTGAAAAACGCTTTGGCCCCTGGGCAAGGGTTTATGCGGTTATCTGCTTTTTGCTTACGCAGATTGCCCGCATGGGTTCTGTGTTTTTTGGCATAGCACTGAGCCTTCAGGCACTTACCGGTCTCTCTATGAAGGTGATCATGATCATTATGGGGATTTCCATTATCTTGTATACGGTATCCGGCGGGATCAAAGCCGTGATCTGGACAGAGGTGGTGCAGGCCATCATCAAAACTTTAGGAGCCCTGCTCATCATTTACCTGGTGGTAAATAACATCCCCGGCGGCTTTGATAAGATCGTAGAAATTGGTAAAGCCGATCACAAATTCAGCCTGGGCAGTTTTTCATTGAACCTTACCGAACCAACATTTTGGGTGATCCTGTTTTACGGGTTCTTTATCAACCTCAACAATTTTGGGATGGATCAAAATTATATTCAGCGTTATCACGCAGCTACATCTACCAAACAAGCTGCCAAATCGGTATGGCTTTGCGTTGGTATTTATGTACCGGCTTCTTTCCTGTTTTTTGTAATTGGTTCATGCTTATACGCATACTACAGCCAGCACCCCGATTTGATCTTAAGCCTTAAACACCAGGTAGCTATTGAGCGCCTGCCTGCAACGGCCTCGGCCACCCAGGTTACAGCGTTTATGGGTAAACTTACACCTGCCGATTACGGCGACAAAATCATGCCGCATTTTATGGTTACCAAAATCCCTGCAGGCCTGGTTGGCATTATTGTGGCAGCAATTTTATCGGCAGCCATGAGCACTATCAGCTCTGGGATGAACTCCTCAGCTACCGTTTTTACCATCGATATTTACAAACGCTACTTTAAGCCGCAACTCAATGATAAAAATACGTTAAATGCTTTGCACATCGGCACCGTGCTCTTTGGGTTTGCAGGTATGGCAGCCGGGATAGCCATGATAGGGGTAAAAAGTATCCTTGATCTGTGGTGGCAGCTTTCGGGAATTTTTGCAGCGGGTATGCTTGGTTTGTTTTTGCTGGGGATTATCAGCAGGCAAACCCGTAATCATGAGGCTATCATCGCCAGTATTATCGGTGTTTTGGTAATCCTTTGGCTTACCTTTCCATCACTCATTCCTGAACAATACGCTGCCCTTCGCAGTACGCTGAACACCAACATGATCATTGTGGCAGGCACATTAGCTATTTTTTTAACAGGAATATTTTTAACCAAAACAAGGCAGTTAACAGTTTAA
- the galB gene encoding beta-galactosidase GalB, producing MRFRYLYTLCLVFFAVNAVSAQNVHKTESFNTGWKFFLGDDSVANAVKYNDSHWRKLDLPHDWSIEGKFDSKNPTTQAEGGLPAGIGWYRKSFIIPTSAKSKKIFIDFDGVFHNSEVWINGHYLGKRPNGYISFRYDLTRYLKFGTQQNIIAVKVDNSDQPNSRWYTGSGIYRNVWLTTTNKIHLPQWSSFITTPQVDHQKAEINIRTLLPAGASKMKLKVSVLDDKGGVVGMSISSITDTVIQQSIQIKNPELWSIGRPYLYKVKLQLIAAGKVIDDYTTNTGIRYFNFDADKGFSLNGEPMKILGVCLHHDQGALGTAVNTRAIERQLQILKDMGCNAIRTSHNPPAPELLDLCDKMGFLVMDEAFDMWKKKKSKHDYHEDWGEWHVKDLKDQILRDRNHPSIFAWSIGNEIREQFDSTGVSIGRELVKIVKQLDNTRPVTSALSDADPKKNFIYQSGALDLVGLNYHQEVYADFQKNYPGQKFIGTENMSALATRGHYDMPSDSIRRWPKDGKTPLKDGNADFTVSAYDNVSAYWGSTHEETWKIIKKHDFLSGLFVWTGFDYIGEPTPYLWPARSSYFGIVDLAGFPKDVYYMYQSEWTNKPVLHLLPHWNWKPGQLIDVWAYYNNADEVEAFLNGKSIGIRKKTGDDLHVVWRVNYEPGVLKAVSRRNGKVVMTTRVVTAGEPYKIQLKADRDKIKADGKDLSYITVSVLDKNDVPVPNANQLVKFKVSGQGILKGVDNGSQTDLDPFVSDQRHLFNGLGLAIIQSKAVGGEITITAMADGLQSARLIIEGKR from the coding sequence ATGAGGTTCCGATATCTATATACACTGTGTTTAGTGTTTTTTGCGGTCAATGCTGTATCTGCCCAAAACGTACATAAAACAGAGAGTTTTAACACTGGCTGGAAGTTTTTTTTGGGTGACGATTCGGTTGCTAACGCAGTAAAATATAATGATAGCCATTGGCGAAAGCTTGATCTGCCGCATGATTGGAGTATCGAAGGGAAATTCGACAGTAAAAACCCTACTACGCAGGCTGAAGGTGGGCTGCCTGCCGGTATCGGTTGGTATCGCAAAAGCTTTATAATCCCAACATCAGCAAAAAGCAAGAAAATCTTTATTGATTTCGACGGCGTTTTTCATAACAGCGAAGTCTGGATCAACGGACATTATTTAGGCAAGCGGCCTAATGGCTATATCTCGTTCAGGTATGATCTTACTCGTTATCTCAAATTTGGCACACAACAAAATATCATTGCCGTTAAGGTTGATAACAGCGATCAGCCTAATTCGCGCTGGTACACCGGGTCGGGCATTTACCGCAATGTTTGGTTAACCACTACCAATAAAATCCATTTGCCGCAATGGTCGTCATTTATAACTACGCCGCAGGTTGATCATCAAAAAGCAGAGATCAATATCCGTACGTTATTACCTGCTGGTGCCTCAAAAATGAAACTTAAGGTCTCGGTTTTGGATGATAAAGGGGGAGTTGTAGGTATGAGCATATCGTCTATAACGGATACAGTAATTCAGCAAAGTATCCAAATAAAAAATCCTGAGTTATGGTCGATAGGTAGGCCTTACCTGTACAAGGTAAAGCTGCAATTGATAGCTGCCGGTAAGGTGATTGATGATTATACCACCAACACTGGCATCCGTTATTTCAACTTCGATGCAGATAAAGGCTTTAGCTTAAATGGCGAGCCGATGAAGATACTCGGCGTATGCCTGCACCATGATCAGGGCGCTTTGGGTACTGCTGTTAATACACGTGCCATTGAGCGGCAATTGCAGATCTTGAAGGATATGGGCTGCAATGCCATCCGTACATCGCACAATCCGCCCGCACCCGAACTGCTCGATCTGTGCGATAAAATGGGTTTCCTGGTGATGGATGAAGCCTTTGATATGTGGAAGAAGAAAAAGAGCAAACACGATTACCATGAGGATTGGGGCGAGTGGCATGTGAAAGACCTGAAAGACCAAATTTTGCGCGACCGCAACCACCCATCCATTTTTGCCTGGAGCATTGGCAACGAGATCAGGGAACAATTTGACAGCACGGGCGTAAGCATCGGTCGCGAGCTGGTGAAAATAGTAAAGCAACTGGATAATACGCGACCAGTTACATCAGCCCTGAGCGATGCCGACCCTAAAAAGAATTTCATTTACCAATCGGGTGCGCTTGATTTGGTGGGTTTAAATTATCACCAGGAAGTATATGCTGATTTTCAGAAAAACTACCCCGGCCAAAAATTTATCGGCACCGAAAACATGTCGGCCCTGGCGACTCGGGGGCATTATGATATGCCCTCGGATAGTATCAGGCGCTGGCCTAAGGATGGCAAAACGCCCTTGAAAGACGGTAATGCTGATTTTACAGTATCAGCCTATGATAATGTATCAGCCTATTGGGGCTCTACACATGAGGAAACCTGGAAAATTATCAAAAAGCATGATTTCCTTTCGGGCCTGTTTGTGTGGACAGGCTTTGATTACATCGGCGAACCAACCCCATACCTGTGGCCTGCGCGCAGCTCGTATTTTGGCATTGTTGATCTGGCCGGTTTCCCTAAAGATGTTTATTACATGTACCAAAGCGAGTGGACTAACAAACCCGTTTTGCACCTCTTACCGCACTGGAACTGGAAACCCGGACAACTGATTGATGTTTGGGCTTATTATAACAATGCCGATGAGGTGGAAGCCTTTTTAAACGGCAAATCGATAGGCATAAGAAAGAAAACAGGCGACGACCTGCACGTGGTGTGGCGCGTTAATTACGAGCCGGGAGTATTAAAGGCCGTATCGCGCCGTAATGGCAAAGTGGTTATGACTACCCGGGTTGTTACAGCGGGAGAGCCTTATAAAATACAGTTAAAGGCAGATCGGGATAAAATTAAAGCCGATGGTAAAGACCTGTCATACATTACCGTATCTGTTTTAGATAAAAATGATGTCCCGGTGCCAAATGCCAATCAATTGGTGAAATTTAAAGTAAGCGGACAAGGGATACTGAAGGGCGTGGATAACGGTTCACAAACGGATCTGGATCCGTTTGTATCCGATCAGCGTCATTTGTTTAATGGTTTGGGGTTGGCTATTATTCAATCTAAAGCTGTTGGGGGCGAGATTACGATAACTGCCATGGCAGATGGTTTACAATCAGCCCGGTTAATTATTGAAGGTAAGCGTTGA
- a CDS encoding glycosylase, giving the protein MKHIFRSFTFLVCFFLILKAQAQEVPEKVMKDIYEQVKTPHKYGLVIAPEDNSQKADCPMVFRQGDSWYMSYIIFNGRGYETWLADSKDLLHWKTRGRILSFSDDTTKWDNNQKAGYVGLQDYKWGGSYKLQQYNRKYWLSYFGGQSKGYEKGLLSISVASTDKDPGTAHEWQGLDHPVLSSIDKDVSWWDNHTQYKQTVIWDKKKLTGHPFIMYYNANGDSVNKKRGAERIGMAVSDDMLYWKRFGKDPVLNHGDGITGDPYIQQIGNVYVMFYFGAFWKTGDSGVFNRFACSYDLVHWTDWTGEKLIQSSEPYDNMFAHKSCVVKYKGVVYHFYCAVNKADQRGIAVAVSKDLGKSDLNFVAPPVKKKANQNK; this is encoded by the coding sequence ATGAAACACATTTTCAGATCATTTACATTTCTTGTTTGCTTTTTTTTAATACTAAAGGCACAGGCCCAGGAAGTACCCGAAAAGGTGATGAAGGATATTTACGAGCAGGTTAAAACGCCCCACAAATATGGCCTGGTGATAGCGCCCGAAGATAATAGTCAAAAAGCTGACTGCCCCATGGTTTTTCGGCAGGGTGACAGCTGGTATATGAGTTACATCATTTTTAATGGCAGAGGTTATGAAACCTGGCTGGCTGATAGTAAGGACCTGCTGCATTGGAAAACCCGCGGCCGCATCCTCTCTTTCTCTGACGATACTACAAAATGGGACAATAATCAAAAGGCCGGTTATGTAGGCTTGCAGGACTATAAATGGGGCGGTTCCTACAAATTGCAGCAATATAACCGTAAGTATTGGCTATCGTATTTTGGTGGACAGAGCAAAGGGTATGAGAAAGGTTTGTTATCCATAAGTGTGGCTTCAACCGATAAAGATCCGGGTACCGCACACGAGTGGCAGGGGCTGGATCATCCTGTACTGTCAAGCATTGATAAAGATGTAAGCTGGTGGGATAATCACACGCAATACAAACAAACGGTAATTTGGGATAAAAAGAAGCTTACCGGTCACCCGTTCATCATGTATTACAATGCCAATGGCGACAGCGTAAACAAAAAACGCGGTGCCGAAAGGATTGGCATGGCCGTATCTGATGATATGCTGTACTGGAAGCGTTTTGGCAAAGATCCTGTATTGAACCATGGCGACGGCATTACCGGCGATCCATACATCCAGCAAATAGGTAACGTATATGTGATGTTCTATTTCGGTGCTTTCTGGAAAACCGGCGATTCGGGTGTATTTAACCGCTTTGCCTGCTCTTATGACCTGGTACACTGGACAGATTGGACAGGGGAGAAACTCATCCAATCGTCCGAGCCTTATGATAATATGTTCGCCCATAAATCGTGCGTGGTGAAGTACAAGGGTGTGGTTTATCATTTTTATTGCGCCGTAAACAAAGCCGATCAGCGCGGTATAGCGGTGGCTGTTTCAAAAGATCTGGGTAAAAGCGATCTCAACTTTGTTGCGCCGCCTGTTAAGAAAAAAGCAAATCAAAATAAATGA